The following are from one region of the Odontesthes bonariensis isolate fOdoBon6 chromosome 16, fOdoBon6.hap1, whole genome shotgun sequence genome:
- the LOC142401567 gene encoding claudin-like protein ZF-A89, with amino-acid sequence MASAGLQICGIFLASIGFVGDIIVCALPMWKVSAFIGNNIVTAQIFWEGLWMNCVKQSTGQMQCKVYDSMLALPHDLQAARALLIISILISVLGLLLAVAGGKCTNCIEDEASKSKVAIAAGVFFIVGGVLCLIPVSWSAHEVIRNFYNPIMVDAQKRELGTHLVGVCLAILGFLGTILICALPMWKVTAFVGANIVTSQVFWEGLWMNCVIQSTGQLQCKAYDSILALPQNLQGSRALVCVSIAVSVVAIGLTVVGGRCTTFFHYDRLTKTNIGVSGGVVFILAGLLCVIPVSWSAHTIITGFYNPEATEERRGELGASIYVGWVSGALLVIGGGMLCSTYRC; translated from the exons ATGGCATCTGCGGGGCTTCAGATCTGTGGCATCTTCTTGGCGAGCATCGGCTTTGTGGGTGACATCATCGTGTGCGCGCTGCCCATGTGGAAGGTGTCGGCTTTCATCGGGAACAACATCGTGACGGCGCAGATCTTCTGGGAGGGCCTGTGGATGAACTGTGTGAAGCAGAGCACCGGGCAGATGCAGTGCAAGGTGTACGACTCCATGCTGGCCCTGCCGCACGACCTCCAGGCTGCCCGCGCCCTGCTCATCATCTCCATCCTGATCTCCGTCCTGGGGCTCCTGCTCGCGGTCGCAGGGGGAAAGTGCACCAACTGCATCGAGGACGAGGCCTCCAAGAGCAAGGTGGCCATCGCAGCGGGAGTGTTCTTCATCGTGGGCGGGGTCCTGTGCCTCATCCCGGTGTCCTGGTCTGCCCACGAGGTCATCAGGAACTTCTACAACCCCATCATGGTGGACGCGCAGAAGCGGGAGCTGGGA ACTCACCTGGTTGGCGTGTGCTTGGCGATCCTCGGCTTCCTGGGAACCATCCTCATCTGTGCGCTGCCCATGTGGAAGGTGACGGCCTTCGTTGGGGCCAACATCGTCACCTCTCAGGTCTTTTGGGAAGGCTTGTGGATGAACTGTGTGATCCAGAGCACGGGGCAGCTGCAGTGTAAGGCATACGACTCCATCCTGGCTCTACCACAGAACCTGCAGGGCTCCCGGGCCCTGGTCTGCGTCTCCATCGCTGTCAGTGTGGTGGCCATTGGACTCACTGTGGTGGGGGGCCGCTGCACCACCTTCTTCCATTATGACAGGCTGACTAAAACCAATATTGGTGTGTCTGGAGGAGTGGTGTTCATACTCGCGGGGCTCCTGTGTGTGATTCCCGTCAGCTGGTCGGCTCACACCATCATCACAGGATTTTACAACCCTGAGGCCACCGAGGAGAGGAGGGGGGAGCTGGGAGCCTCCATATATGTGGGCTGGGTGTCTGGGGCCCTGCTCGTCATCGGCGGGGGGATGCTGTGCAGCACCTACAGATGCTGA